DNA sequence from the Dethiosulfovibrio russensis genome:
GGCTCCTATGGGCTCCCAGTAGTCGGACCAGTAGATCAGGGCGGCGTCGGCCTTCGACAAAGATCGTATATCCTTATGGGATACGATCTTTCTCTCGTAAGCGGATCTAAGGGTACCTTCCGTTATGCCGTAATTGGTCCGCCCTCCCCTGTCGTCCGAAT
Encoded proteins:
- a CDS encoding glycosyl hydrolase 108 family protein — translated: MTDRFSEVLSVVLGFEGGYADDSDDRGGRTNYGITEGTLRSAYERKIVSHKDIRSLSKADAALIYWSDYWEPIGA